Proteins co-encoded in one Streptomyces roseochromogenus subsp. oscitans DS 12.976 genomic window:
- a CDS encoding SDR family NAD(P)-dependent oxidoreductase, which yields MQIARFEGKAAVVTGGSRGIGAAVARRLAAEGASVAIGYRGNQEAADALVAELTSNGGRAIAVQADVADPHQTGALMERAVDEFGRLDVLASCAGIEHFDALEKITPADFDRVFAVNTRGQLFAAQYAAAHMPEGGRIVLTSSVSASRAIFGHTLYAASKAAVESMVLNLSAELGQKKITINAIAPGGTATDMAAEHGTSYQHPEQIGKLSMTDWLNTQVALKRLAEPSEVAAGYAFLASDDAAYMTGRTLQLDGGLF from the coding sequence GTGCAGATTGCGCGTTTCGAAGGCAAGGCGGCAGTGGTCACCGGTGGCAGCCGGGGTATCGGCGCGGCCGTCGCAAGGCGACTGGCCGCCGAGGGAGCCTCGGTGGCGATCGGCTACCGGGGCAACCAGGAGGCGGCGGACGCCCTCGTCGCCGAGCTCACAAGCAACGGCGGACGGGCGATCGCCGTACAGGCCGATGTCGCCGACCCGCACCAGACGGGCGCGCTGATGGAGCGGGCGGTGGACGAGTTCGGCCGACTGGACGTGCTCGCCTCCTGCGCCGGCATCGAGCACTTCGACGCCCTGGAGAAGATCACCCCGGCCGACTTCGACCGCGTCTTCGCCGTCAACACCCGCGGGCAGCTGTTCGCCGCCCAGTACGCCGCCGCCCACATGCCAGAAGGCGGCCGGATCGTTCTGACGTCCTCCGTCAGCGCTTCGCGAGCGATCTTCGGCCATACCCTGTACGCCGCGAGCAAGGCAGCGGTGGAGTCGATGGTGCTGAACCTGTCCGCCGAACTCGGGCAGAAGAAGATCACCATCAACGCGATCGCCCCCGGCGGCACCGCCACCGACATGGCCGCAGAACATGGAACCAGCTATCAGCACCCCGAGCAGATCGGCAAGCTCTCCATGACCGACTGGCTCAACACCCAGGTCGCCCTCAAGCGGCTCGCGGAGCCGTCCGAGGTGGCCGCCGGGTACGCCTTCCTCGCCTCCGACGACGCGGCCTACATGACCGGGCGCACCCTCCAGCT